From the genome of Apodemus sylvaticus chromosome 3, mApoSyl1.1, whole genome shotgun sequence, one region includes:
- the LOC127680185 gene encoding LOW QUALITY PROTEIN: alpha-ketoglutarate dehydrogenase component 4-like (The sequence of the model RefSeq protein was modified relative to this genomic sequence to represent the inferred CDS: deleted 2 bases in 1 codon; substituted 1 base at 1 genomic stop codon), with protein MMGSKMASHXGNATRVMQVVKPPAPLIKFPNRRDKPNLSEALGSAALPSQSSVISQHSKGSMSPDLLMHQEPPDTAEIINSAGNERINALPQKYRRKPMSQEEVEFICLGGPE; from the exons ATGATGGGCAGCAAGATGGCTTCT CACTAGGGTAATGCAACTAGGGTAATGCAGGTAGTGAAGCCACCTGCTCCATTAATAAAATTCCCTAACAGAAGAGACAAACCTAACCTCAGTGAAGCTTTGGGATCTGCTGCACTGCCCTCCCAGTCCTCTGTCATTTCACAGCATTCTAAAGGAAGTATGTCCCCAGATTTACTGATGCATCAGGAGCCACCAGACACTGCAGAAATAATAAACTCAGCTGggaatg aaagaataaacgcATTACCTCAGAAATACAGAAGGAAACCGATGTCTCAAGAGGAAGTGGAATTTATCTGTCTTGGGGGTCCGGAGTGA